CGTGGCCCCGCACCTCGGCCTCGCGGACGCGGTCGCCGCGGCGCCCGACAAGGCCGCGTTCTGGATCCGTTACTTCGACGTGTACGGCTCCGATTTCACGACGGTGCGCGCGTCGCGCCTGGTGCGGCGCTACGTGCGCCGGGACGACCGCCTCGCCCTCGCGGAGCTCACGCGGCTCGACACGTTCTGCCTGCCGGCGCTCATGGCGGCGATCGCCGAGGATCACCCGGCGGCCACCTCGGCGCGCCTCGTCGCCCTCGCGTCGGCGATCACCGGCCGGGAGGATCCGCTGGATCCGAGGGCGCCGGCCGCGGCGCGCGAGCAGGTGCTCGACAGGTGGGGCGAGTGGTGGAGCCGAAGGTACGATCTGTACACCGCGTTCGAGGGGTGGCAGCGCGTGACGGGCGCCGTGACCGAGACGCGCTACTTCTGGTGGCTCAGCCGCGTCGTCACCTTCGACTTCGGCGTGTCGGTCCGCGACGGGCAGCCGATCCGGGACAAGATCCTCGAGCGCGCGCCTGTCACCCTCCTCCTCTCGTTCCTCGCCCTGCTCGCGGCCTACTGCGTCGCGATCCCGCTCGGCACGTTCTCCGCGTTCCGCCGCGACTCGCGGTTCGACCGCACGGCGACCATCGCCCTGTTCGTGGTCTACTCGCTGCCGGCGTTCTGGATCGCCATGCTGCTCCTCAGGTACACGGGCGGCATGGGGCACCTCGAATGGTTCCCCTCCCAGGGGCTCTCGAGCCCGGGCGCGGACGCCTGGCCGCTGGCGGAGCGCGTCGCGGACACGGCGCACCACCTCGTGCTCCCGGTCCTCTGCCTCTCGTTCGTCTCCATGGCGATGCTCGCGCGCTACCAGCGCGTCGGCATGCTGCGGGTCATCGAGCAGGATTTCATGCGCACGGCCCGTGCCAAGGGGCTGTCCCAGCGGCAGGCGATCCTCCGCCACGGCCTGCGCAACGGCCTCATCCCGGTCGTGACCGCGCTCGGCGCCCAGCTTCCGTTCCTGATCAGCGGCTCGGTGGTCATCGAGCGGATCTTCGGGATCCACGGCATGGGCTTCGAGACGTTCGAGGCGATCCGCGTGAGCGATCACGCCTGGCTCGTCGCCGTGGTCACGGTGACCGCGATCCTGACGATCCTCGGCATGCTGCTCGCGGACGTCGTGTACGCGGTCGTCGATCCGCGGATCGTGCCCGGGCGGCGCGGCGGGAGGGGCGCATGACGGGCGGGCGCGACCGGGGCCCGCGGCGCGTGGGCTGGGTGCGGGAGAGCCTCGAGCGCTACTTCTCCCGGCCGACGAACGTGATCGCGCTGGGATTCCTCCTGCTCGTCGCGGCGATCGCGCTCGGCGCGGACTTCCTCGCGTCGGACAAGCCGATCGCCTGCCACCTGGGCGGGCGGCTCTACCTGTTCCCCAACCTCGTCGAGCACGAGGAGCTCGCGGACCTGGACAACCAGGCGATCGAGGCCGAGATCGCGCGCCGGGGCGGGTTCGCGGTGCTGCCGCCCATCCCCTACGGCCCGAACCAGGTGAAGGTGCTCGGGGGCGTGGGCTGGCTCGAGGCGCCGAGCGCCTACCACCTGCTCGGCACCGACGACAGCGGCCGCGACGTGTTCGCCCGCCTCGTCCACGGAACCCGCTCGGCCGGGCTCGTCGGCGTTGGCTCGATGATCCTGTCGACCCTCCTCGGCGTGCTGCTCGGCGCCCTCGCCGCCTACTTCGGCGGGTTCGCCGACCGCCTCGTGCGCATGCTCGTCGAGTCGCTCAGCGCGTTCCCGGCGTTCTTCCTCATCCTCGCCGTCCAGGGGCTGCTCGGCGTCGCGAGCCCGCTGCAGCTCATGATCGTCATCGCGGCGACGCGCTTCACCGACGTGGCACAGGTGAC
This window of the Pseudomonadota bacterium genome carries:
- a CDS encoding ABC transporter permease, coding for MDRSVEEGPPVIRFAFRRLLAMVPTVLGISLVTFVLVNLAVGNPDTSGAGGSALDGETAEEQGRTYGLHLPLFVNLSIEDARTRTESDIRKLGDPKKREPAIRSLARTGGAALPYLADALPRLKGESLAAALEVLEAVAPHLGLADAVAAAPDKAAFWIRYFDVYGSDFTTVRASRLVRRYVRRDDRLALAELTRLDTFCLPALMAAIAEDHPAATSARLVALASAITGREDPLDPRAPAAAREQVLDRWGEWWSRRYDLYTAFEGWQRVTGAVTETRYFWWLSRVVTFDFGVSVRDGQPIRDKILERAPVTLLLSFLALLAAYCVAIPLGTFSAFRRDSRFDRTATIALFVVYSLPAFWIAMLLLRYTGGMGHLEWFPSQGLSSPGADAWPLAERVADTAHHLVLPVLCLSFVSMAMLARYQRVGMLRVIEQDFMRTARAKGLSQRQAILRHGLRNGLIPVVTALGAQLPFLISGSVVIERIFGIHGMGFETFEAIRVSDHAWLVAVVTVTAILTILGMLLADVVYAVVDPRIVPGRRGGRGA
- a CDS encoding ABC transporter permease; protein product: MTGGRDRGPRRVGWVRESLERYFSRPTNVIALGFLLLVAAIALGADFLASDKPIACHLGGRLYLFPNLVEHEELADLDNQAIEAEIARRGGFAVLPPIPYGPNQVKVLGGVGWLEAPSAYHLLGTDDSGRDVFARLVHGTRSAGLVGVGSMILSTLLGVLLGALAAYFGGFADRLVRMLVESLSAFPAFFLILAVQGLLGVASPLQLMIVIAATRFTDVAQVTRAEVLRTVNEEYVDAARALGLNHAQILFRHVLPGAFGPVIVSATFGVAGAILIESTLSFLGYGVLPPTASWGQLLADAFDNDGCYWLVVFPGVLLTATVLCVNLVGEGLRESVDPGE